From a single Phorcysia thermohydrogeniphila genomic region:
- the galU gene encoding UTP--glucose-1-phosphate uridylyltransferase GalU: MVIRKAVIPVAGLGTRFLPATKAQPKEMLPIVDKPVIQYIVEEAVAAGIKQIIFVTGRHKRAIEDHFDRNLELERALEEKGKEELLKLVREISELVDIVYVRQKEPLGLGHAILTAEPAVGNEPFAVLLGDDIMVSDPPAIKQLIDVFNKYRCCVLGIQEVSREEVSKYGIVAGKEIEEGIYKVDTLIEKPSPEEAPSNLAITGRYILTPGIFEALRNIPPGKGGEIQLTDGIQKLGLREAIYAKIMKGKRYDTGTKVGFLEATVDFALSRKELREPFLRFLKKRLKEEFENGRNDESDS; this comes from the coding sequence ATGGTAATAAGGAAGGCTGTGATTCCCGTTGCCGGACTTGGGACAAGGTTCTTGCCGGCAACGAAGGCGCAACCTAAGGAGATGCTTCCAATAGTTGATAAACCGGTGATTCAGTACATCGTTGAGGAAGCTGTAGCTGCTGGGATAAAGCAGATAATCTTTGTTACCGGAAGGCACAAGAGGGCGATAGAGGACCACTTTGACAGGAATTTAGAGCTTGAGAGGGCCCTTGAAGAGAAGGGAAAGGAGGAGCTCCTAAAGCTCGTTCGGGAAATTTCCGAGCTTGTTGATATAGTCTACGTGAGACAGAAAGAGCCCCTTGGCCTTGGACACGCAATCCTTACAGCTGAGCCTGCCGTTGGTAACGAGCCCTTTGCCGTTTTACTTGGTGACGATATTATGGTCTCTGACCCTCCGGCTATAAAACAGCTTATAGACGTTTTTAATAAGTATCGCTGTTGCGTTCTTGGAATTCAGGAAGTTTCCAGAGAAGAGGTAAGTAAGTACGGAATAGTTGCCGGGAAGGAGATAGAGGAGGGGATTTATAAGGTTGATACCCTGATAGAGAAGCCTTCGCCGGAAGAAGCTCCCTCAAACCTTGCCATTACAGGTAGGTACATCCTTACTCCCGGTATATTTGAAGCCTTAAGAAATATCCCCCCCGGCAAAGGAGGGGAAATCCAGCTAACAGACGGTATCCAGAAGTTAGGGCTGAGGGAAGCCATCTATGCTAAGATAATGAAAGGCAAGAGGTACGATACAGGAACGAAGGTGGGGTTCCTTGAGGCCACTGTAGATTTTGCCCTTTCAAGGAAGGAGCTGAGGGAACCGTTCCTCAGGTTCTTAAAAAAGAGACTAAAAGAGGAGTTTGAAAATGGCAGAAATGATGAATCAGATAGCTGA